One Halomonas sp. THAF5a genomic region harbors:
- a CDS encoding DUF4007 family protein, which yields MRFGGHETFPVREGWLHKGLTLIEDKEEAFSDPYVADTLGVGRNMAKSIRHWLIATGLAKTQPGQKGKKSKVLVPTELGRLILKHDRYFLQIGTWIALHINLVNNPDEAQSWHWFFSRYSAHRFDRIACSEALKRHLDASQQRSPVLRTLQRDVACLLSTYAVPVPNEHADPEDASDSPFRRLGLLTYFRDSHMYRRNELDVATIPVEMLGYALSVNGALKEGGLPLREACFIEGGLGRCLQLSLDAFIDVVEKAESELSEGTVRVISSAGERKLHVAALPPIKWIEAYYHRTQAQVVAA from the coding sequence ATGAGATTTGGCGGACACGAGACGTTTCCCGTCCGCGAAGGTTGGCTCCATAAGGGCCTAACTCTGATCGAGGACAAAGAGGAAGCGTTCAGCGACCCCTATGTTGCTGACACTCTAGGCGTAGGCCGTAATATGGCTAAATCAATTCGCCATTGGCTCATTGCTACAGGGCTAGCTAAGACGCAACCTGGACAAAAGGGAAAGAAGAGCAAGGTTTTGGTGCCCACCGAGCTTGGCAGGCTGATTTTGAAACATGACCGATATTTCCTGCAGATCGGAACCTGGATCGCACTGCATATCAATCTCGTGAACAATCCGGATGAGGCCCAGAGTTGGCACTGGTTTTTCTCTCGTTACAGCGCTCATCGCTTCGATCGGATTGCCTGTTCAGAGGCCCTCAAGCGTCATCTGGATGCTTCACAGCAGCGCTCGCCGGTCCTGAGAACTCTGCAACGCGATGTCGCCTGCTTGCTCTCTACCTACGCCGTGCCAGTTCCGAATGAACATGCTGATCCAGAAGATGCCTCCGACTCTCCCTTCCGGCGCCTGGGCCTCCTGACATACTTCCGGGACTCACACATGTATCGGCGTAACGAGCTAGACGTCGCCACCATCCCGGTGGAAATGCTCGGCTACGCATTAAGCGTCAACGGTGCGCTAAAAGAGGGAGGCCTACCGTTGCGGGAGGCATGCTTCATCGAAGGTGGCCTGGGCCGTTGTCTACAACTCAGCCTCGATGCCTTTATCGATGTCGTCGAAAAGGCAGAGTCGGAGCTTTCAGAAGGCACCGTAAGGGTGATCAGCTCAGCCGGAGAGCGCAAGCTACATGTTGCCGCACTCCCTCCCATCAAGTGGATCGAAGCCTATTACCATCGAACCCAAGCTCAGGTAGTCGCAGCATAG